The following proteins come from a genomic window of Takifugu rubripes chromosome 11, fTakRub1.2, whole genome shotgun sequence:
- the cdon gene encoding cell adhesion molecule-related/down-regulated by oncogenes produces MDSGLRVLLSTVLCLSQSLLISCSPHSLSFLSEPVSLVQSRGSVARLHCSASPPSAVVSWHFRGLPLDKATLPGLEITKDSLIISTLSSEHVGVYQCVARSDRGSAIASRPAHVAIAEISEYEDGRRRSLLVQEGSTVLLECPLPHSIPPALPKLKVRGERLEESKDEYLVLPSGNLQIVSVSAQHQGMYKCGAFNPVTGETVFQSHGTKLLVKNLGSSPPVRIIYPTMPVTVSVQRSQLLLLECVVSGSPAAAAKWSRNGKEVTPGPFHHLQHNNLAFVAVTTSDAGTYSCTAEATQGPVISASYTVNVLEPVSVVEGPNDLVVTAGSSAHFTCAAKGNPSPNVTWLFNADPIPSSSRRFQISGSSLVVTQVAPEDEGVFQCLLDNGVGTATSYGMLTVQSDPQPGSTGTTPEVSPSLHPMQSDEGHELLPEDEGDALDPQPDRGGDRPVPEAPIIISPPQTHKPDLYDLEWRAGRDGGSPINAYFVKYRKVDDMGTVVGNWHTVRVPGSENTLRLSDLESSSLYEVLMVARNSAGEGQPAMLTFRTGKEKTITSNKNPSKPPVISVPPKAPEDKTTNTHFGVVIHDRVPEAPDRPTISMATESSVYVTWVPRANGGSPITAFRVEYRRGRSAEWIVAADNISPLKLSVEVRNLEPASTYKFRVVAMNMYGESPHSIPSKLYQVPQASPRITERPVVGPHILSTDAISDTQIMLRWTYNPSSNNNTPIQGFYIYYRPTDSDNDGDYKRDVVEGLKHWHMIGHLQSETSYDIKMQCFNDGGESEYSNVMICETRARQSPGSPSQHPVTPPGPHPQEPPSPPGWLLYTIVGCILGVMVLILLAFIAMCLWRNRQQSNMHKYNPPGYLYQPTEMNGHVLEYATLSGSGHINGGIPGGYSHGALIPQGCHHLHHKLPNGLTLLNGTGSLYSRGHDGTLAHGNRDCEHSHPHHHHNGGGMYTALPQTESSDCMSCQNLCNNNRCYKANGTFPGGTLPLMHRVAPCQQDGLEMVPLGQVTSQCLGPDGQMHLGDRGAEAGQNPEEQRESSPSQHSCCLVGNSERYPMENTAETEVEYTDRDGPVVCWDSLGLPDLDCDQKPVWISSSSLAGELIQAGPQEV; encoded by the exons ATGGACAGTGGCCTGAGGGTCCTCCTGTCCACTGTGCTGTGTCTCAGCCAGTCTCTGCTCATCAGCTGCTCTC CTCACTCCTTGTCTTTCCTGTCTGAGCCCGTCTCTCTGGTTCAGAGTCGCGGTTCTGTCGCCCGTCTGCACTGCTCAGCGAGTCCTCCGTCGGCCGTGGTTTCCTGGCATTTCAGAGGTCTTCCCTTGGACAAAGCCACGCTGCCTGGCCTGGAGATCACCAAGGACTCCCTCATTATCTCCACCCTTAGCTCCGAACATGTTGGCGTCTACCAGTGTGTGGCACGTTCAGATCGTGGGTCAGCCATCGCCAGCCGCCCTGCACATGTTGCTATAGCAG aaatatctgAATACGAAGACGGCCGACGCCGTTCGCTGTTGGTGCAGGAAGGTAGCACCGTTCTACTAGAATGTCCTCTACCTCACAGCATCCCTCCTGCTCTGCCCAAGCTGAAAGTACGAGGGGAGCGACTGGAAGAATCAAAAG ATGAGTATTTAGTTCTTCCATCTGGAAACCTCCAGATTGTCTCTGTATCAGCGCAGCATCAGGGCATGTACAAATGTGGTGCCTTCAACCCTGTTACCGGGGAAACCGTCTTTCAGTCTCATGGTACTAAGCTGTTAGTGAAAA ATTTaggctcctcccccccagtgcgCATCATTTACCCCACCATGCCAGTGACTGTTTCAGTGCAGCGCTCGCAGCTGCTCCTGTTGGAGTGCGTCGTGTCGGgtagtcctgcagcagcagccaagtGGTCAAGAAACGGTAAAGAGGTCACGCCGGGACCTtttcaccatctgcagcatAACAACCTGGCCTTTGTTGCCGTGACAACGAGTGATGCAGGGACCTACAGCTGTACGGCCGAGGCGACCCAGGGGCCCGTCATCAGCGCCAGCTATACTGTGAACGTTCTTG AGCCGGTGTCTGTCGTAGAGGGCCCCAACGACCTGGTCGTCACCGCCGGCTCTTCCGCTCACTTCACCTGCGCAGCCAAAGGGAACCCTTCCCCAAATGTCACCTGGCTGTTCAACGCTGACCCCATCCCGTCATCGTCGCGTCGCTTTCAGATCTCAGGATCCTCACTTGTTGTTACACAGGTAGCACCAGAGGATGAGGGCGTGTTCCAGTGTCTGCTGGACAACGGGGTCGGCACGGCAACATCATACGGGATGCTTACAGTACAGTCAG ATCCTCAGCCGGGCTCCACGGGCACCACGCCAGAGGTCTCGCCGTCACTTCACCCCATGCAAAGCGATGAGGGCCACGAACTCTTGCCGGAAGATGAAGGCGACGCGCTCGACCCGCAACCCGACAGAGGGGGTGACCGTCCCGTCCCCGAGGcccccatcatcatcagccCTCCACAGACTCACAAGCCGGATTTGTACGATCTGGAGTGGAGAGCGGGACGTGATGGGGGGAGTCCAATCAACGCCTATTTTGTCAAATATCGCAAG GTTGATGACATGGGAACGGTGGTGGGGAACTGGCATACGGTCCGCGTCCCTGGCAGCGAGAATACCTTACGTCTGTCGGACCTGGAGTCCTCCAGTCTCTACGAGGTGCTGATGGTGGCTCGGAATTCTGCAGGCGAGGGCCAGCCGGCCATGCTCACCTTCCGCACCGGCAAGG AAAAGACCATCACCTCCAACAAGAACCCGTCCAAGCCGCCCGTCATCTCTGTGCCCCCCAAAGCCCCAGAAGACAaaaccaccaacacacactttggTGTGGTCATACATGACCGAG TTCCAGAGGCCCCCGATCGCCCCACCATCTCCATGGCGACCGAGAGTTCGGTGTATGTCACCTGGGTCCCGAGAGCGAACGGCGGGTCTCCGATCACGGCGTTCCGTGTGGAGTACAGACGCGGCCGCAGCGCCGAGTGGATCGTCGCGGCGGATAATATCTCCCCTCTAAAGCTGTCGGTGGAAGTTCGCAATCTGGAGCCAG CCTCCACCTACAAGTTTCGCGTCGTCGCCATGAACATGTACGGCGAGAGCCCGCACAGCATTCCCTCCAAACTGTACCAAGTGCCCCAGGCCAGCCCGCGTATCACAGAGCGACCTGTGGTCGGACCCCACATCTTATCTACGGACGCCATCAGCGACACGCAGATCATGCTGCGCTGGACT tacaATCCCTCGAGTAACAACAACACTCCGATCCAAGGCTTCTACATTTACTACCGGCCCACAGACAGCGACAACGACGGCGACTACAAAAGAGATGTGGTGGAAG GGTTGAAACACTGGCACATGATTGGACACCTGCAGTCCGAGACCTCCTACGACATAAAGATGCAGTGCTTTAATGACGGGGGAGAGAGCGAGTACAGCAACGTCATGATCTGTGAGACCAGAG CACGTCAGTCCCCGGGGTCGCCCAGCCAGCACCCTGTCACCCCACCTGGCCCCCACCCTCAGGAACCACCCAGCCCGCCTGGATGGCTGTTGTACACCATTGTGGGCTGTATTTTGGGAGTGATGGTGCTCATCCTGCTGGCTTTTATCGCCATGTGTCTGTGGAGGAATCGCCAGCAGAGCAACATGCACA AGTACAACCCTCCGGGGTACCTGTACCAGCCGACTGAAATGAACGGCCATGTTCTCGAGTACGCCACGCTGTCCGGCTCTGGCCACATCAATGGCGGCATCCCTGGGGGGTACAGCCATGGTGCCCTCATTCCCCAAGGatgccaccacctccaccacaaaCTCCCCAATGGCCTGACGCTGCTCAACGGCACCGGCAGCCTCTACTCACGCGGCCACGATGGCACCCTGGCCCACGGCAACCGCGACTGCGAGCACTCGCACccgcaccaccaccacaac GGTGGGGGCATGTACACAGCACTTCCCCAGACAGAGTCATCGGACTGTATGAGCTGTCAGAAcctctgcaacaacaacag ATGTTACAAGGCCAATGGCACTTTTCCTGGTGGCACTCTCCCTCTAATGCACCGCGTGGCTCCGTGCCAGCAGGACGGGCTGGAGATGGTGCCTCTGGGCCAGGTTACGTCTCAGTGCCTCGGTCCTGACGGTCAGATGCACCTCGGCGATCGGGGGGCCGAAGCCGGACAGAACCCAGAAGAGCAGAGGGAGTCTTCACCCTCGCAGCACTCCTGCTGTCTGGTCGGGAACAGCGAAAGATATCCGATGGAAAACACTG CTGAGACGGAGGTGGAATACACGGACAGGGATGGGCCTGTGGTGTGCTGGGACAGTCTCGGCCTGCCAGACTTGGACTGTGACCAAAAGCCTGTTTGGatttccagcagcagcctggcagGAGAGCTGATCCAGGCCGGCCCACAGGAGGTCTGA